The Mucilaginibacter gracilis genomic interval TAGCAATAAACCATTTGCTAAACCAGTTGCCATCGCTTTGTAAATCGCCCTGGTGGCCATGAGTTAAAAATATATCCAAGGGCTTACCATCAATTTTGCATTGCAGTATAACGCCTTCGTAAATTGGCAATTTGCGCCCGTAAATGCGCTCAATAAACAAGGGAGCAAGCGGGTCGTTATCCCAATATAAATCGTGGTTGCCAAATATCTTTATAAAGGCATCCCTATCGGCAAATAAGCGTTCGTTAGTAAAACTGGTTTTATTTTTCCGTTTTACACGGGCAATAGTATTTTCCCAAAGCTCTTCGCCATCGCCTAAATTAATATAGGTAAAATTATTTTTGTTGTAGTGATCGAGCGCTGCTATGTAATTCTGTTCCGCGAAAGCAAAAATATCTGAGCCGTTTTTTGTACCCTTATGCTGATCGGAAAATATGATAAACTGCTGCTGCTCATCAAACTCAATAACAGGCCCTTTTTTACCGGGGTTAGTTTTAATATTCTGATTTAATTCGGTTAAGGCTGCAAACACCCGCTTTTGGTCGGGCCTTGAGTCGTACTTGTCGGCTAATTTTCCAATGGGTTTGCTTAAAATATTTTTTAAAAACCGGCGCATCATCATCCAATAAATCTACTGTATTTAGCAGCATCAACAAACATTTACGTAAATGGTTAAGCATTTTGCACAATAAAGTAACGTTTAGGCTACAAGCGAGTCACCACTAAACCCTGGTGCTTATTATCCGTCATACTTACAAAAAATAAATTATTATGAAAACTAAAGCATTAATCATGTCAGTCATGATCGCCATACTCGGAATATCAAGTTCATCATTTGCTCAAACCCGTTTTGACAATACCCATCCACGCCGCGCCGAAGTAAACCACAGGTTGGCTAACCAGGACCGCCGCATTCACCAAGAGGTGAAGGAAGGCAAAATGTCGTACAGGGAGGGCGCACGTTTACAACGCAACGATTACCGGATAAGAAAAGAAGAAAGCAGAATGGCAATGCGCCACAACGGCCATTTAACCAGCCACGAAACCGCACGGTTAAACCATCAGGAAAACCGGGTTGCCCGCCACATAGGTAATTAAGCAATCTGCATAAAACAAAAAGAGGCTCCCGGAAAATTTTTCCGGGAGCCTCTTTTTGTTATTTTAAAACTGTATTTATTACAAATACGATTGTAATAGGTTACTCCTCGAAGTGTGGCGTAAACGTTGTAAAGCTTTATCTTTTATCTGGCGAACACGTTCGCGGGTAAGGTTATATTTCTCTCCTATTTCTTCTAACGATAAAGGGTAGTTATTACCTAAGCCAAAAAACAATACAATAACCTCGCGCTCGCGCTCGGCTAAAGTAACCAACGAACGCATGATCTCTTGTGAAAGCGATTCTTCCATCAAGTAATCATCAGTGGTAGGCTCATTGTTTTGCAAAACGTCTAACAAAGTATTTTCTTCGCCTTGTACAAACGGTGCGTCCATGGATACATGACGGCCTGAGTTACTTAACGAATCGCTGATCTTGTCTTCGGTAGTTTCCAATATGTCGGCTAATTCTGCCTGCGATGGCTCACGCTCATATTGTTGCTCCAGTTTAGAGAAGGCCTGACGGATTTTGTTTAACGACCCGATTTGGTTTAATGGTAAACGAACAATACGTGACTGCTCGGCTACAGCCGATAAAATAGACTGACGAATCCACCAAACGGCGTACGAAATAAATTTGAAACCCTTAGTTTCGTCAAAGCGTTTTGCCGCTTTAATTAAACCCAGGTTACCTTCGTTAATTAAATCGCCAAGGGTAAGGCCCTGGTTTTGATACTGCTTAGCTACTGATACAACAAAACGCAGGTTAGTTTTTGTTAGGCGCTCCAAAGCAGCCTGATCCCCTTCCCTGATTTTTTGTGCCAATATAACTTCTTCATCAGCGGTTATCAAGTCTACTTTGCCAATCTCGGTCAGATATTTATCTAACGATTGAGATTCGCGGTTTGTAATGGATTGGGATATTTTGAGTTGTCTCATTTGTTATAATAACATAAATAAATTATTGTACCCTTATGCTGTACAATGTACTAAATTGTTTCGTCACATTGATAAACGAAAAAAATTAAATTAAAATTGTTGTATAAATAAACATTTATCACTTAAATGACACTATCCTGAAATAACAACATTTTATAAACAATTTTACCTTATTGAACCCTTTAGCGGCATTTTTTGCCTGCCGGAGCGGGTTGCTTTTTTAATTTTTGTGTACTTTGTTTATGTATAACGTATTTTATCTCAAGATGTTTCGCGGGTGCAAAGGTAAGTTTATTAAATTAATTTATCAACATCAAAATAATCATCTGTTTTGTAGCTTTCGCTATTTAATTCAATCAAAATATTTAATACATACTACTCTTATTAAACGCAGATTTTATAAATTTAGCATATATCTTATCACACAAGTATGACTAAACTTTTTACCAGCCTTTTTTTACTATTGGTATTTGCCGCCAACGCCCAAACAATAGTTACCACAAGCCAAAGTGCCCAAATACCGCCAAATGCTTTGCAACCCTACGGCAAAATAAGTATGGACGACATGACCATGAAAGCCTGCGATTTTGAAAAAGACGCCAATGCCGAGGTACTTTTTGATAAAGGAACCATTACATCAGACGGAGGCGTATACATCAAAAAACATGTGCGCATAAAAATTTTTAATGAGGCCGGTAAAAGAGTAGCCAACTTCCGGATAGAATATTTGAGCACCCTAATGGAGAAACAATTATCGGGTTTAAAAGCTGAAACGCTGAATTTAGAGAATGGCGAGATTATTGCCAGCCCCTTAGATAAAAAATCGATTTATACCGAAACGGTAGATCGTGAGCATTCCGCTATGGTATTTCCATTTCCTAATGTAAGGGCGGGTTCGGTTATTGAAGTGGAATTTACCTTTTATGTGGGAGGCTTTCCTACATGGTATTTTCAGCGTGAAATCCCAACCAGGTACAGCCAAATTGATACCGACTTACCAACGGGCGTAACTTTTAGGGCTATACCTTATGTTAGGCAACCCTTTGCGAAAGCCGTTGGCGGTGTTGACGATTTTAGACAAATTAGGGCTCTTGCCAATATACCATCGTTACCCGACGAGCCTTTTATGACTAGCCGGCAAACAAATTTACAACGGTTGGAATATACCCTTGCCAGCCGCCTCAACTTTACCTGGCAAATTGTGGGCAATAAGTATATGGAGATTCCGGAATTTTCATCCGGCCTTGACAAAGGCTTACCCCAGGAAAAAATAATTATTGACAAGGCAAAAAGCATGGCAAGCGACAATGAAAAAATATCGTACATTTTTAATACAGTTAAAGAGCACATGCGCTGGAACGAAAAACATGCTCCTTTTTCGTTTGATGGCGTATCTTCAGCCTGGAACAAACAAACCGGCTACTCGGGCGAGATTAATATGATGGTTTATCACTTGCTAAAAAAAGTCGGCGTAAAAAGCTTCCCGATGCTGGTAAGCACCAAAAACCATGGCCGGGTAAATGTGGCCAACCCTGATGCTTATATATTTAACAATATGGTGGTTTACCTACGTGTTGATAGCACGCGCTGTTATGTTTTAGATGCATCAGACAAGTATGGCCAGTTTAATGAAATACCAGAGGACTATTTGAACCATTTTGGCTTGAAAATAGACCCGGATGAAAACCACCATGATGCACTTTTTTTAGAAAAAAAAGAACCTGCTATTCAATCCATATTTGTTAACGCAGAGGTTAATGCAAACGGAAAAATGGCCGGCACAACAGAAATATCAAGCACGGGCCGTAACAAAATTAACGCTATAAAAAGCTACAAAACTAATGGCGAAGAAAAATATTTAACATCCCTTACCAACGATTATACGGGCTTAAAAATATCATCCATAAAATTTGAGGATATGGATGTTGATACTTTACCGCTAAAACAAAAAATTGCCTTTGAGCAGGAGCTTACCGGCCTGGCCGAAGGATATCTTTACTTTAACATAAACCTGTTTAACTTAATGGGTGCCAACCCGTTTATGAAAGAAAACCGGGTATCGGATATTGATTTTGGGTACAGGCATAATTACACCATTAGCGGTTTTTACAAACTACCCAATGGCTATAAGTTAGACGCGCTGCCCAAAAACGTAAGCGTTGCCATACCAGATGGTACCATTACCTTTAAACGCATAGTAACCGAAGAAAATGGCATGGTTAGGGTACGCATGGCTGTTAACCACAAGCAATCGCTATATTTTGCTGAAAATTATGCAGCTATCCGCGAGTTTTACAAACAGATGTATAGCTTTTTAAATGAGCCTGTGGTGTTAAAAAAGATATGATTTTCATTATTAAACAGATTTAATGCGGGGGAGATTTTCTCCCCTAGCTTAACCTGCCAAATGTTAAATGATGTTAAAAGGTGTTAAATGTCAATGTTTTACTAAAAATAGTGTTGAAATTGGCTTCAATACTATATGGTAAAACTTTACTTTTCACCAACATGCAATACAAAAAACTAAACAACCTTTTAGGCTGGCTTTGCTTTTTAATAGCCTCGGCCACTTACATTTTAACGCTCGAACCATCTGTTAGCTTTTGGGATTGCGGCGAATTTATTTCGTGCGCCTTTAGGTTGCAGGTATCGCACCAGCCGGGTTATCCATTATTTGCCATGTTGGGTAAAGCTTTCTCGCTGCTTTCGCTGGGCGATAATACCAAGGTTGCATATTTCACTAACTTAATGTCGGCATTGGCCAGTGGTGCAACCATCATGTTTTTATTTTGGACCATTACGGCACTGGCCAAAAAGCTCATACTCAAAAAAGAGGGCAAATTAAACACCCCTGTTATTATGGCCGCGGGTTTAATTGGCGCCTTAGCATTTACTTTTACCGATACCTTTTGGTTTTCGGCTGTAGAAACTATTGTGTTTGCACTGTCGTCGCTTTGCACGGCTATAGTTTTTTGGGCCATATTAAAGTGGGATGCCCACGCCGATGAACCGGGCGCAGATAGGTATATTATTTTAATAGCCTACATTATGGGCTTATCTATTGGCATACACTTACTCAATTTGCTTACCATACCTGCTATTGCAATGGTTTATTATTTCCGCAGGTATACAAACATTAATGCCAAAACAGGTATTGCGGCATTTTTTGCCGGCATTGCTATATTGGCCCTGGTACAGTTTGGCATAAGGGGTTACACCATACACATAGCCGCTTATTTCGATTTGTTTTTTGTTAATACTTTGGGTATGCCTTTTGGCACCGGCGCCATTGTGTTTTTTGCACTGTTAATTGGCGCTATGGTTTATGGCATTAGGTACAGCATCCGCAATAAAAAGCCCTTGCTCAATTTGGCACTGTTATGTTTGGCTTTTATTTATTTCGGCTATAGTTCGTTCGCTTACATACCCATCAGGGCAACGGCTAATACCAATTTAAACAATACCCATCCCGATAACGCTTTTACGCTATACAGCTACTTAAACCGCACCCAATACGGCGAAACACCCTTATTAAGCGGCCCTTACTATGATGCCAAAATAACCGACCAAAGCGAAGGCAGCCCCATTTACCGTAAGGGAAAAACAAAGTACGAAGAAGCGGGCAAAAAGATGAGCTATACTTACGACCATACAACCATTTTACCCCGCATATGGAGTACCGAGCAAGACGCCCAGTATGCCCAAAACGTGCAGTTTTACAAAAACTTTTTAAACATTGCCGACGGCCAAAGCCCAACCTTTGCCGATAACTTAAAATGGTTGTTGAACTGGCAGATATACCAAATGTATGCCCGCTATTTTTTATGGAACTTTGTGGGCCGCTATAACGATGCCGACGGGCAGCAAAATGCAAGCAGTGTTGATGGCAACTGGACGAGTGGCATATTTGACGGCAACAAGCACCTGCCCAAATCAATAACACAGGGGGTAACATATACGCCTTTGTATGCAGTTCCGCTGGTACTGGGCTTGCTGGGGATGATATACCATTTCAGGAAGAGAAAAAATGATGCCATCATAATCACGCTGCTCTTTTTTTTCACCGGGATTGCCATTGTACTCTATGTTAATCAAAACAACCTCCAGCCGCGCGAGCGCGATTATTCGTATGTAGGTTCGTTTTATGCTTTCGCGATATGGATAGGCCTCGGCGTAATAGCCGTAACCCAATTTACCCGCAAATGGCTCAATGCCCGCACTGCCACCATAGGCTCGTTTGCTATTTGCCTGGCTGTGCCGGTATTAATTGGCGTGAAGGAATGGAAGAGCCATGACCGGTCGACCAAATTAACGCCGCACGATATGGCTTACAACTTTTTAATATCGTGCCCAAAAGATGCTATTTTGTTTACCTATGGCGATAACGACACCTACTCGCTATGGTACAACCAGGAAGTGGAGGGCATAAGGCCCGATGTGCGCATTGTTTGCCTGAGTTTATTTGGCAGCGATTGGTATGTACACCAAATGCAGGGCAAAATGAACCAATCGGCACCGCTGCCTATAACCATGAATTTTGATAAATTTAAGGATGGCACCCGCGATGTGATTTATTACAATGATGCTAAAATTGCAGGAGCTGTTGAAGTGAAGGAGGTTTTTGATTTCATCACATCCGACGACGAACGCGCCAAGGTTGAATACTCTAATGGCGAAAAACTAAACTATTTGCCAACCAAAAACTTTAAATTAACAGTTGATGCCAACGAAGTAATTAAAAACGGCGTTGTAAGCGCGCAACAACAAAATAAAATTGCTAAAACTTTGGAGTGGCAGTTTCCGGGTAATTATATTACTAAAGATAACCTGGCTATGATAGATATTTTGGCGCACAACAACTGGAAACGCCCCATTTGCTTTACCACTACCGGCAATACAGCCAGTATGGCCGGCTTGCAACCTTATTTGTATAAAGAGGGCTTTACCTACCGCCTGCTACCACTAAAACCAGATACCACCCAACACGACGAATATAGCAAAACCAATAGTTTGGTGATGTATAATAACGTAATGGCCAAGTTTAAATTCGGGAATTATAAAACAGCCCGGTATTTAGACAATGTATCGACCCTGCAATTTTACGACCTTATGGAAACAACTTTTATTAACCTCGCCAACGGATTGATAAAAGATGGCAAAACACAATTGGCCCTTAACGCGCTGCATAAGTTTGATGCCGAAATGCCCGATATTAACCCGGATATTGATACTGCCAGCAAAAAATATATTTTGGCCGAAACCGCATACAAACTACATGACTATGGTATAGGTACAAGGTACATTAAAAGTGTTGACAACTACGTTACCGACCAATTAGAGTATAACTATAACTTGATGGACAAACAAAGCGGAGGCCTTGATATTCGTAACATTCAAATATCGATGTCGTTGTTAAGTGCTATGGTTGATACCACGCGCAATAACAATCAGCCGCAGTTGAGCGCGCAACTATATGCCAAACTTAAAGACTATAGTAACAAATTTGCCCCACTGCAAGGCAGATAAAAACAGCCCAAATCAATCCTTTATATATATTAACAAACTCAAGCCTCCGGACAAAACCGAAGGCTTTTGTTTTTGCACTGAAAAAGTAACTTAAAAATTAACCAGATAAATAAAGTGATGCAAAAATTGAATTTGAAGCCCTGATAATCGGCTATAGAAAATGATGGTTGAGAAAAACCACTTAGAGCTTAAAGAAAATGGGGCAATTCATGATTTGATGAACTGCCCCATTTTGGTACTGTACTTTTTAAGTGCCCTCATTAAATGGGGACTCTTACTTTTGTTCTTAATGTATTCCTCTAAATAGCCTGCTCCAGCGTATTTTGTGTATAAACGACGCGTTATCGTCCCAACTCATCCAGATAAACAGAGCCTTGCCAACAATATGATCTTCGGGAACAAAGCCCCAGAAGCGTGAATCTTCCGAATCATGGCGGTTGTCGCCCATCATCCAGTAATAATTCATTTTAAAGGTATAAGTATCGGTTTTAGTACCATTTATAAAAATATCATTGCCTTTAATAACAACCTTGTTATTCTCGTAAACTTCAATGGCGCGGCCATAAAGTGGCATGGTTAAGCTATCCAGTTTTACGGTCCATCCTTTTTTAGGGATAATAATAGGCCCAAAGTTATCAACGTTCCAATTATATTGAGGTGTTTTCCCGTTTAAAGGATACAGCTTGGTAAAGTTGCGAAAGTTTGGAAAAACAGATGGATCACCAGTACCGCGCTTTGCAA includes:
- a CDS encoding DUF3857 domain-containing protein — translated: MTKLFTSLFLLLVFAANAQTIVTTSQSAQIPPNALQPYGKISMDDMTMKACDFEKDANAEVLFDKGTITSDGGVYIKKHVRIKIFNEAGKRVANFRIEYLSTLMEKQLSGLKAETLNLENGEIIASPLDKKSIYTETVDREHSAMVFPFPNVRAGSVIEVEFTFYVGGFPTWYFQREIPTRYSQIDTDLPTGVTFRAIPYVRQPFAKAVGGVDDFRQIRALANIPSLPDEPFMTSRQTNLQRLEYTLASRLNFTWQIVGNKYMEIPEFSSGLDKGLPQEKIIIDKAKSMASDNEKISYIFNTVKEHMRWNEKHAPFSFDGVSSAWNKQTGYSGEINMMVYHLLKKVGVKSFPMLVSTKNHGRVNVANPDAYIFNNMVVYLRVDSTRCYVLDASDKYGQFNEIPEDYLNHFGLKIDPDENHHDALFLEKKEPAIQSIFVNAEVNANGKMAGTTEISSTGRNKINAIKSYKTNGEEKYLTSLTNDYTGLKISSIKFEDMDVDTLPLKQKIAFEQELTGLAEGYLYFNINLFNLMGANPFMKENRVSDIDFGYRHNYTISGFYKLPNGYKLDALPKNVSVAIPDGTITFKRIVTEENGMVRVRMAVNHKQSLYFAENYAAIREFYKQMYSFLNEPVVLKKI
- a CDS encoding glycosyltransferase family 117 protein, giving the protein MQYKKLNNLLGWLCFLIASATYILTLEPSVSFWDCGEFISCAFRLQVSHQPGYPLFAMLGKAFSLLSLGDNTKVAYFTNLMSALASGATIMFLFWTITALAKKLILKKEGKLNTPVIMAAGLIGALAFTFTDTFWFSAVETIVFALSSLCTAIVFWAILKWDAHADEPGADRYIILIAYIMGLSIGIHLLNLLTIPAIAMVYYFRRYTNINAKTGIAAFFAGIAILALVQFGIRGYTIHIAAYFDLFFVNTLGMPFGTGAIVFFALLIGAMVYGIRYSIRNKKPLLNLALLCLAFIYFGYSSFAYIPIRATANTNLNNTHPDNAFTLYSYLNRTQYGETPLLSGPYYDAKITDQSEGSPIYRKGKTKYEEAGKKMSYTYDHTTILPRIWSTEQDAQYAQNVQFYKNFLNIADGQSPTFADNLKWLLNWQIYQMYARYFLWNFVGRYNDADGQQNASSVDGNWTSGIFDGNKHLPKSITQGVTYTPLYAVPLVLGLLGMIYHFRKRKNDAIIITLLFFFTGIAIVLYVNQNNLQPRERDYSYVGSFYAFAIWIGLGVIAVTQFTRKWLNARTATIGSFAICLAVPVLIGVKEWKSHDRSTKLTPHDMAYNFLISCPKDAILFTYGDNDTYSLWYNQEVEGIRPDVRIVCLSLFGSDWYVHQMQGKMNQSAPLPITMNFDKFKDGTRDVIYYNDAKIAGAVEVKEVFDFITSDDERAKVEYSNGEKLNYLPTKNFKLTVDANEVIKNGVVSAQQQNKIAKTLEWQFPGNYITKDNLAMIDILAHNNWKRPICFTTTGNTASMAGLQPYLYKEGFTYRLLPLKPDTTQHDEYSKTNSLVMYNNVMAKFKFGNYKTARYLDNVSTLQFYDLMETTFINLANGLIKDGKTQLALNALHKFDAEMPDINPDIDTASKKYILAETAYKLHDYGIGTRYIKSVDNYVTDQLEYNYNLMDKQSGGLDIRNIQISMSLLSAMVDTTRNNNQPQLSAQLYAKLKDYSNKFAPLQGR
- a CDS encoding metallophosphoesterase produces the protein MMMRRFLKNILSKPIGKLADKYDSRPDQKRVFAALTELNQNIKTNPGKKGPVIEFDEQQQFIIFSDQHKGTKNGSDIFAFAEQNYIAALDHYNKNNFTYINLGDGEELWENTIARVKRKNKTSFTNERLFADRDAFIKIFGNHDLYWDNDPLAPLFIERIYGRKLPIYEGVILQCKIDGKPLDIFLTHGHQGDLQSDGNWFSKWFIATIWGPLQMYLQLNLNTPSVDDHLKTLHNTMMFNWSALQTNALLITGHTHQPVFESLTHLERMYRKMDIAKADNDTATLKLIEQQIDKHVVKGSALPSFKGYKPTYFNSGCCCFNDGDITGIEIEQGFIRLVKWKYDSQQSVRVVLEEIALRELVAAI
- a CDS encoding sigma-70 family RNA polymerase sigma factor, giving the protein MRQLKISQSITNRESQSLDKYLTEIGKVDLITADEEVILAQKIREGDQAALERLTKTNLRFVVSVAKQYQNQGLTLGDLINEGNLGLIKAAKRFDETKGFKFISYAVWWIRQSILSAVAEQSRIVRLPLNQIGSLNKIRQAFSKLEQQYEREPSQAELADILETTEDKISDSLSNSGRHVSMDAPFVQGEENTLLDVLQNNEPTTDDYLMEESLSQEIMRSLVTLAEREREVIVLFFGLGNNYPLSLEEIGEKYNLTRERVRQIKDKALQRLRHTSRSNLLQSYL